One genomic segment of [Phormidium] sp. ETS-05 includes these proteins:
- a CDS encoding DUF697 domain-containing protein, with translation MTSKAHFNPDGTESDRVAAALAEKISNYLQSSIQHPGISVSAAIDRQVLEVTLSAGNTAVSPNTLITSVRDLCKNLQLNFIKTLRIYWQEKGGKAPAQVAEFPLSEAQGNAALSTPETQATGNNPWQMLAMLSASVAAATSHAGKAVTDTALTIGGNLTAATSHAGKAVTDTALTIGGNLTAATSNAGKAVTDTALAIGDNLTVATSHAGKAVTDTAMVIGGTLGVAADNAGDFLGKVTDFAVNIPFVSDAIAKVNLVNAETALKKLQEQYPTETPQEIAHRLMVEKSMYSGGIGLATSILPGVALATLALDMAAVATLQAEMVYQIAGAYGLDLKAPERQREVLAIFGVGMGGSRAIKVGSRLLRTAPLVGAAIGASANAAMTYALGHAACRFYEAQDGQMWGQKNLAAAQEESEKYLAGVLNQEAIAAEILVRLILAAHPHKSREEVAAELASLNFTAASVAAISAHTDSPPPLDTLMQQLDEDFALPVLVNCLKIAQIHGTTPETTLVVASLVRKFNVDLSALPHYS, from the coding sequence ATGACTAGCAAGGCACATTTCAACCCAGATGGAACTGAGTCGGATAGAGTCGCTGCAGCGCTGGCAGAGAAGATATCCAACTATCTGCAATCTTCTATTCAGCATCCCGGTATCTCCGTGAGCGCCGCAATCGATCGGCAGGTGCTGGAGGTAACGCTGTCAGCGGGAAATACGGCAGTATCCCCTAACACATTAATAACATCTGTCCGCGACCTGTGTAAAAATTTGCAATTAAACTTTATCAAAACTTTGCGAATTTATTGGCAAGAAAAGGGAGGGAAGGCTCCCGCCCAGGTAGCAGAATTCCCGCTCAGTGAAGCTCAGGGGAATGCGGCCTTATCAACCCCAGAAACACAGGCCACTGGGAACAACCCCTGGCAGATGTTGGCAATGCTTTCGGCGTCTGTTGCGGCGGCGACTTCTCATGCGGGCAAGGCGGTGACAGATACAGCCCTGACTATTGGCGGCAATTTAACGGCAGCTACTTCTCATGCGGGCAAGGCGGTGACAGATACAGCCCTGACTATTGGCGGCAATTTAACGGCGGCGACTTCTAATGCGGGCAAGGCGGTGACAGATACGGCCCTGGCGATCGGCGACAATTTAACTGTAGCCACTTCTCATGCAGGCAAGGCGGTGACAGATACGGCAATGGTTATTGGCGGCACTTTGGGGGTCGCTGCTGACAACGCTGGTGACTTTTTGGGTAAAGTTACGGACTTCGCGGTAAATATCCCCTTTGTATCAGATGCGATCGCCAAAGTTAATCTGGTGAACGCCGAAACGGCTTTAAAAAAGCTCCAGGAGCAGTATCCGACGGAGACTCCCCAGGAAATTGCTCACCGTCTAATGGTGGAAAAGTCGATGTACAGCGGCGGTATCGGACTGGCAACGAGCATATTGCCGGGAGTAGCATTGGCAACTCTGGCTCTGGATATGGCGGCGGTGGCGACATTGCAAGCGGAAATGGTTTACCAAATCGCCGGGGCCTACGGACTGGATTTAAAGGCGCCAGAGCGCCAACGGGAAGTTTTGGCGATTTTTGGTGTGGGGATGGGTGGTTCTCGTGCGATTAAAGTGGGTTCTCGGTTGTTGCGCACGGCGCCTTTGGTGGGTGCGGCGATCGGCGCTAGTGCGAATGCGGCGATGACTTATGCTCTCGGACATGCTGCCTGTCGCTTTTATGAGGCGCAGGATGGTCAAATGTGGGGGCAAAAAAATTTGGCAGCGGCGCAGGAGGAAAGTGAGAAATACCTGGCAGGGGTGTTGAATCAAGAGGCGATCGCCGCAGAAATTTTGGTCAGACTGATTTTGGCAGCTCATCCTCATAAATCCCGTGAGGAAGTGGCGGCGGAGTTGGCATCTTTGAATTTTACGGCGGCTTCTGTGGCGGCGATTTCTGCTCACACCGACTCACCGCCCCCACTCGATACCCTGATGCAGCAGCTTGATGAAGATTTTGCTCTCCCCGTACTGGTTAACTGTCTCAAAATTGCCCAAATTCATGGCACGACACCCGAAACTACTCTCGTGGTTGCCTCCCTGGTGCGCAAATTCAATGTTGACCTGAGTGCGCTACCCCACTATTCCTAA